In the Lysinibacillus sp. PLM2 genome, one interval contains:
- the atpA gene encoding ATP synthase subunit alpha, producing MGIKAEEISVLIKKQIENYQSELEVSEVGTVITVGDGIARAHGLDNVMAGELLEFSNGVMGMAQNLEEGNVGIIILGNYLGIKEGDEVRRTGRIMEVPVGEELIGRVVNPLGQPVDGQGPINTTKTRPIESPAFGVMARKSVHEPLQTGIKAIDALVPIGRGQRELIIGDRQVGKTSVAIDTILNQADQDMICIYVAIGQKESTVRGVVETLRKNGALDYSIVVTASASQPAPLLYLAPYAGVSMAEEFMLQGKHVLIVYDDLSKQAAAYRELSLLLRRPPGREAYPGDVFYLHSRLLERAAKLNETYKNGSITALPFVETQAGDISAYIPTNVISITDGQIFLQSDLFHSGVRPAINAGLSVSRVGGSAQIKAMKKVAGTLRLDLAAYRELESFAQFGSDLDKATLAKLERGKRTVEVLKQDLNKPLKVEKQVAILYALTRGFLDDIPVKDITRFEAEFLSWLDVNHTNVLDHIRTTKELPSDEEMANAINEFKKTFAKSE from the coding sequence ATGGGCATCAAGGCTGAAGAAATCAGCGTGCTGATAAAAAAGCAGATTGAAAATTACCAATCTGAATTAGAAGTAAGCGAAGTTGGTACAGTTATCACTGTTGGTGACGGTATCGCTCGTGCTCATGGCCTCGACAACGTCATGGCTGGAGAATTATTAGAATTCTCAAATGGTGTTATGGGTATGGCTCAAAACTTAGAAGAAGGTAACGTTGGTATCATTATTCTAGGTAACTACCTTGGCATTAAAGAAGGCGATGAAGTTCGTCGTACAGGTCGTATCATGGAAGTACCAGTTGGTGAAGAACTAATTGGTCGCGTTGTAAACCCACTAGGTCAACCAGTGGATGGACAAGGCCCTATTAATACTACAAAAACTCGTCCTATCGAAAGTCCAGCTTTCGGTGTAATGGCTCGTAAATCAGTACACGAACCATTACAAACAGGTATCAAAGCGATTGACGCTCTTGTACCAATCGGTCGTGGTCAACGTGAGTTAATCATCGGTGACCGTCAAGTTGGTAAAACATCTGTTGCGATCGATACAATTTTAAACCAAGCAGACCAAGATATGATTTGTATCTACGTTGCAATTGGTCAAAAAGAATCTACAGTACGTGGCGTAGTAGAAACATTACGTAAAAACGGCGCTTTAGATTACTCAATTGTTGTAACAGCATCTGCTTCTCAACCAGCTCCATTATTATACTTAGCTCCTTATGCTGGTGTATCTATGGCTGAAGAGTTCATGTTACAAGGTAAACACGTATTAATCGTATATGATGATTTATCTAAACAAGCAGCAGCTTACCGTGAGCTTTCATTATTATTACGTCGTCCTCCAGGTCGTGAAGCTTACCCTGGTGACGTATTCTACTTACACAGTCGTTTATTAGAACGTGCTGCAAAATTAAACGAAACATACAAAAATGGTTCGATTACAGCTCTTCCATTCGTTGAGACACAAGCTGGGGATATCTCTGCATACATCCCAACTAACGTTATCTCAATTACAGATGGACAAATTTTCTTACAATCTGACTTATTCCACTCAGGTGTACGTCCAGCGATTAACGCCGGTTTATCAGTATCACGTGTAGGTGGATCTGCGCAAATTAAAGCAATGAAAAAAGTTGCTGGTACACTACGTCTTGACTTAGCTGCTTACCGCGAACTTGAATCATTCGCACAATTTGGTTCAGATTTAGATAAAGCAACACTTGCTAAACTTGAACGTGGTAAACGTACAGTTGAAGTATTAAAACAAGACTTAAACAAACCATTAAAAGTTGAAAAACAAGTTGCGATTCTTTATGCATTAACTCGTGGATTCTTAGATGATATTCCAGTAAAAGATATCACTCGTTTCGAGGCTGAATTCTTAAGCTGGTTAGATGTAAACCACACAAACGTTTTAGATCATATCCGTACAACTAAAGAACTTCCATCTGATGAAGAAATGGCTAACGCTATTAACGAATTCAAAAAAACTTTCGCTAAATCAGAGTAA
- the atpG gene encoding ATP synthase gamma chain, translating into MANLRDIKIRINSTKKTKSMTKAMQMVSASKKNRAELNAKSYVPYMEKVQDVVAAIASGTTDASHPMLVTRPVKKTGYIVIGSDRGLAGAYNSNVIRELTRTLNQRHKSKDEYVILAIGRVARDFFVKRGYNVIDSVVGLPDQPTFSDVKAIARKAVGMFADGTYDELYMYYNHYISVISQEVTEKKVLPITDLAPASEGISASYEFDPSADAILEVLLPQYAESLIYGALLDGKASEHAARMTAMKAATDNADELIKSLDLVYNRARQAAITQEITEIVGGAAALE; encoded by the coding sequence GTGGCAAATTTACGTGATATAAAAATTCGTATTAACTCAACAAAGAAAACAAAATCGATGACAAAAGCCATGCAAATGGTTTCTGCATCTAAGAAAAACCGTGCAGAATTAAACGCTAAATCTTACGTTCCTTACATGGAAAAGGTACAAGACGTTGTTGCGGCTATAGCTTCAGGTACAACTGATGCATCCCATCCAATGTTAGTAACTCGTCCAGTAAAGAAAACAGGTTACATTGTGATTGGTTCTGATCGTGGTCTTGCAGGTGCTTATAACTCTAACGTTATTCGTGAGTTAACTCGAACACTTAATCAACGACATAAGTCAAAAGACGAATATGTTATTTTGGCTATCGGACGTGTAGCAAGAGATTTCTTTGTTAAACGAGGTTACAATGTCATTGATAGTGTAGTAGGTCTACCTGACCAACCTACATTCTCAGACGTAAAAGCAATCGCTCGTAAAGCTGTTGGTATGTTCGCTGATGGTACATATGACGAATTGTATATGTACTATAACCACTATATCAGTGTTATTTCACAAGAAGTGACTGAGAAAAAGGTATTACCAATTACAGATTTAGCACCAGCATCTGAAGGTATTTCAGCTTCTTATGAATTCGATCCAAGTGCGGATGCAATTTTAGAAGTATTGCTACCACAATATGCAGAAAGCTTAATCTATGGTGCTTTATTAGATGGTAAAGCAAGTGAACATGCTGCCCGTATGACAGCGATGAAAGCTGCAACTGACAATGCTGACGAGTTGATCAAATCATTAGATCTTGTTTACAACCGTGCACGTCAAGCAGCGATTACACAAGAAATTACAGAAATCGTTGGTGGAGCAGCAGCCTTAGAATAG
- the atpD gene encoding ATP synthase subunit beta, giving the protein MNIGHVIQVMGPVVDVKFSNGQLPAIYNALTVKIERPNEEAVTLTLEVALHLGDDSVRTIAMSSTDGLQRGADVTDTGKAISVPVGEVTLGRVFNVLGEVIDLGEEIPESERRDPIHREAPKYDDLTTEVQILETGIKVVDLLAPYIKGGKVGLFGGAGVGKTVLIQELINNIAQGHGGISVFAGVGERTREGNDLFHEMSDSGVISKTSMVFGQMNEPPGARMRVALTGLTMAEYFRDEQGQDVLLFIDNIFRFTQAGSEVSALLGRMPSAVGYQPTLATEMGNLQERITSTNKGSVTSIQAIYVPADDYTDPAPATTFAHLDSTTNLERKLSEMGIYPAVDPLASTSRALSPEIVGEEHYNVARAVQSTIQRYRELQDIIAILGMDELSDEDKQTVERARRIQFFLSQNFHVAEQFTGQPGSFVHVKDTVRSFKEILEGKYDHLPEDAFRLVGSIEEVVEKAKAMGVEV; this is encoded by the coding sequence ATGAACATAGGACACGTTATCCAAGTAATGGGTCCAGTTGTTGACGTAAAATTCAGCAACGGTCAATTACCAGCAATCTATAACGCTTTAACAGTTAAGATTGAACGTCCAAATGAAGAAGCTGTTACTTTAACTTTAGAAGTAGCCCTTCATTTAGGTGACGACTCTGTCCGCACAATTGCCATGTCATCTACTGACGGACTGCAACGTGGTGCAGATGTTACAGATACAGGAAAAGCAATCTCTGTACCAGTTGGTGAAGTAACTTTAGGACGTGTATTTAACGTACTAGGTGAAGTTATCGACTTAGGAGAAGAAATTCCAGAGAGTGAACGTCGTGATCCAATTCACCGCGAAGCTCCAAAATATGATGATTTAACTACAGAAGTTCAAATTCTTGAAACAGGTATTAAAGTAGTAGACTTATTAGCTCCATATATCAAAGGTGGTAAAGTAGGTTTATTCGGTGGTGCCGGTGTAGGTAAAACTGTATTAATCCAAGAATTAATTAACAACATCGCTCAAGGTCACGGTGGTATCTCTGTATTCGCTGGTGTAGGTGAACGTACTCGTGAAGGTAACGACTTATTCCACGAAATGAGTGACTCTGGCGTTATTAGTAAAACATCAATGGTATTCGGTCAAATGAATGAGCCACCTGGTGCACGTATGCGTGTTGCCTTAACTGGTCTTACAATGGCTGAGTATTTCCGTGATGAACAAGGACAAGACGTTCTTTTATTCATCGACAACATCTTCCGTTTCACACAAGCAGGTTCTGAGGTATCAGCGTTATTAGGTCGTATGCCTTCTGCCGTTGGTTACCAACCAACTCTTGCTACAGAAATGGGTAACTTACAAGAACGTATTACATCAACAAACAAAGGTTCTGTTACATCTATCCAAGCGATCTATGTACCAGCCGATGACTATACTGACCCAGCTCCAGCAACAACTTTCGCTCACTTAGACTCAACAACTAACCTTGAACGTAAGTTATCTGAAATGGGTATCTATCCTGCGGTAGATCCACTTGCATCAACTTCTCGTGCTTTATCACCAGAAATCGTTGGTGAAGAACACTACAACGTTGCTCGTGCAGTACAATCAACAATTCAACGCTATCGTGAATTACAAGATATCATCGCAATCCTAGGTATGGATGAATTATCTGATGAAGATAAACAAACAGTTGAACGCGCTCGTCGTATTCAATTCTTCTTATCACAAAACTTCCACGTTGCGGAACAATTCACTGGTCAACCAGGTTCATTTGTACATGTAAAAGATACTGTACGTAGCTTCAAAGAAATCCTTGAAGGTAAATATGATCACTTACCAGAAGATGCATTCCGTCTAGTTGGTAGCATTGAAGAAGTAGTAGAAAAAGCTAAAGCTATGGGCGTAGAGGTATAA
- the atpC gene encoding ATP synthase epsilon chain, which translates to MKTVQVNIVTPDGPVYDSEVAMVIAKTISGEIGVLPGHIPLVSPLSIGGVELKDANGKSEFVAVSGGFIEVRPEKVSILAPSAEVASSIDLARAQEAKARAEERLKMKNDEIDFQRAELALRRAMNRINVHEGNV; encoded by the coding sequence ATGAAGACAGTTCAAGTCAATATTGTCACTCCCGACGGCCCAGTGTACGATTCAGAAGTTGCAATGGTAATCGCTAAAACAATTTCTGGTGAAATTGGGGTTCTTCCTGGCCACATTCCTTTGGTTTCTCCGCTATCAATTGGTGGCGTTGAATTAAAGGATGCAAACGGTAAAAGCGAATTCGTAGCCGTTAGTGGCGGATTCATTGAAGTACGTCCTGAAAAAGTATCGATTTTAGCTCCTTCAGCTGAAGTAGCTTCTTCAATCGATCTAGCGCGTGCACAAGAAGCAAAAGCACGAGCTGAAGAACGTTTAAAAATGAAAAATGATGAAATCGATTTCCAACGTGCTGAATTAGCATTAAGACGTGCAATGAATCGTATCAACGTTCATGAGGGTAATGTGTAA
- the ywzB gene encoding putative membrane protein YwzB yields MDLYNTFGIQAGIGIFSHIFFIGIAFYALQSLRLEQLFKKGHTFQIQLIYILLSIAIGSSVSNFILDISSWSQQLPYLFS; encoded by the coding sequence ATGGATCTTTATAATACATTTGGAATACAAGCTGGAATTGGAATTTTCTCACATATCTTTTTTATTGGTATTGCATTTTATGCATTGCAATCATTACGTTTGGAACAGTTATTTAAGAAAGGGCACACTTTCCAAATCCAACTCATATATATATTGCTTAGCATCGCAATTGGTTCAAGTGTTTCAAATTTCATACTTGATATTTCAAGTTGGTCCCAACAATTGCCATATCTTTTCTCATAA
- the murAA gene encoding UDP-N-acetylglucosamine 1-carboxyvinyltransferase 1 — protein MEKIIVTGGQKLKGSVKVEGAKNAVLPILTASLLASKDRTTIKDVPNLADVQIINEVLKSLNADVQYDVENNEININATKTLNSEAQFEFISKMRASILVMGSLLGRNGFARVALPGGCAIGSRPIELHLKGFEAMGAKITFGHGYVEASVKDRLKGAEIYLDFPSVGATENIMAAAALARGTTIIENAAKEPEIVDLASFINNMGGRVVGAGTDTIRIEGVEELHGTTHHIIPDRIEAGTFMVAAAITRGDVLIENALSEHLMPIIAKMREMGIEITDENDGIRVRATNPLNAVDIKTLPHPGFPTDMQAQMMALLLTVEGASIITETVFENRFMHVEEFRRMNAEMKIEGRSVFIEGPVKLQGAEVAGTDLRATAALILAGLASEGITRVTNLHHLDRGYVNFTEKLASLGANIIRVKEEELLDVKVNRSTLSQLV, from the coding sequence GTGGAGAAAATTATTGTTACGGGAGGCCAAAAGTTAAAAGGGTCCGTAAAAGTAGAAGGTGCAAAAAATGCTGTATTACCAATATTAACTGCATCTTTATTAGCATCAAAGGATAGAACAACAATAAAAGATGTTCCGAATTTAGCGGATGTTCAAATTATTAATGAAGTACTAAAAAGCTTAAATGCAGATGTACAATATGACGTAGAAAATAATGAAATTAATATAAATGCTACAAAAACACTTAACAGTGAAGCACAATTTGAGTTTATAAGTAAAATGCGCGCTTCAATTTTAGTAATGGGTTCATTATTAGGACGCAATGGTTTTGCAAGGGTTGCACTGCCTGGCGGGTGTGCGATTGGTTCACGTCCAATTGAACTTCATTTAAAGGGCTTCGAAGCGATGGGTGCAAAAATTACTTTTGGTCATGGTTATGTTGAAGCCAGCGTAAAAGATAGATTAAAAGGTGCTGAAATCTATTTAGATTTCCCTAGTGTAGGAGCGACTGAGAACATTATGGCCGCTGCTGCACTTGCGAGAGGTACAACAATCATTGAAAACGCAGCAAAAGAACCTGAGATTGTAGATTTAGCGAGCTTTATTAACAATATGGGTGGACGTGTCGTTGGTGCTGGAACAGATACTATTCGCATTGAAGGCGTTGAAGAACTTCATGGAACAACTCATCATATTATACCTGACCGCATTGAAGCAGGGACATTTATGGTCGCTGCTGCCATTACACGAGGTGATGTATTGATTGAGAATGCTCTATCTGAACATTTAATGCCAATCATTGCAAAAATGAGAGAGATGGGTATAGAAATTACTGACGAGAATGATGGTATTCGTGTACGTGCTACAAATCCACTTAATGCAGTTGATATTAAAACATTGCCTCATCCTGGCTTCCCAACGGATATGCAAGCACAAATGATGGCTTTATTATTAACAGTCGAAGGTGCGAGCATCATTACTGAAACTGTCTTTGAAAACCGCTTCATGCATGTTGAAGAATTCCGTCGAATGAATGCTGAAATGAAAATTGAAGGTCGTTCTGTGTTTATTGAAGGTCCTGTTAAACTTCAGGGTGCTGAAGTAGCTGGAACAGATTTACGAGCGACTGCGGCTTTAATATTAGCTGGATTGGCTTCAGAAGGAATTACGCGAGTTACAAATTTACATCACTTAGATCGTGGGTATGTTAATTTTACTGAAAAACTTGCTTCACTAGGAGCAAATATAATCCGCGTTAAAGAAGAGGAATTACTAGATGTGAAAGTAAATAGATCTACATTAAGCCAACTTGTTTAA
- the spoIID gene encoding stage II sporulation protein D: MSLPENKCGIMIKVADTDSPIELEEYVIGVVAAEMPANFHKEALKAQAIAARTYVLKSTNFGQSEIAPTVARQVYYDQTVRQKNWQSSFEENERKIREAVESTEGEVIYYNEELITAMFHSMSNGMTESSKNYGGNDLPYLQPVASTDFQYADNYEVTKTFTLNEWNEKLGGNWTLNQVKQFKLARNDTGRVDTVSIQSEVWTGREFRTLLDLRSTDFQIAVQGKSIVVTTEGFGHGVGMSQYGADAMGKQGSNAHEIIQHYYKNTKIEKLSCS, translated from the coding sequence GTGTCACTTCCTGAAAATAAGTGTGGGATTATGATTAAGGTGGCAGATACGGACTCGCCAATTGAGCTTGAGGAATATGTCATTGGTGTAGTAGCAGCGGAAATGCCTGCGAACTTCCATAAAGAAGCGTTAAAGGCCCAAGCCATTGCAGCAAGAACATATGTATTAAAATCAACAAACTTTGGTCAGTCAGAAATTGCCCCTACTGTAGCAAGACAAGTTTACTATGATCAAACAGTAAGACAAAAAAATTGGCAAAGCTCCTTTGAAGAAAACGAAAGAAAAATACGTGAAGCAGTAGAAAGCACAGAAGGCGAAGTTATTTATTACAATGAAGAATTAATTACTGCGATGTTCCATTCTATGAGTAACGGTATGACAGAGAGCTCAAAAAACTATGGGGGAAACGACTTGCCTTATTTACAACCTGTGGCAAGTACGGATTTCCAATATGCAGATAATTATGAAGTAACCAAAACGTTTACATTAAATGAATGGAACGAAAAATTAGGGGGTAACTGGACACTTAATCAAGTGAAACAGTTTAAACTAGCTAGAAATGATACAGGGAGGGTAGACACGGTATCAATCCAAAGCGAAGTTTGGACGGGTCGTGAATTTCGAACTTTACTAGATTTGCGCTCTACAGACTTCCAAATAGCTGTTCAAGGTAAATCAATTGTTGTGACTACAGAAGGTTTTGGTCATGGAGTTGGAATGAGTCAATACGGTGCAGATGCGATGGGAAAACAGGGTTCAAACGCACATGAAATTATCCAACATTATTACAAAAATACAAAAATTGAAAAATTATCATGTTCTTAG
- a CDS encoding sporulation transcriptional regulator SpoIIID encodes MHEHIRHRCVRLGELLLETGETVRVLAKMTGYSKSTVHKDLTERLFLVNESLANEVKEVLAYHKSIRHLRGGEATRQKWQSRQKK; translated from the coding sequence GTGCACGAGCACATTCGACATCGCTGCGTTCGACTTGGTGAACTGCTCCTCGAAACTGGTGAAACGGTCCGCGTTCTTGCAAAAATGACAGGCTATTCAAAAAGTACGGTTCATAAAGACTTAACAGAAAGATTATTTCTTGTAAATGAATCGCTTGCTAATGAAGTAAAGGAAGTACTAGCTTATCATAAATCAATTCGTCATTTGCGAGGGGGCGAGGCGACACGCCAGAAGTGGCAGTCCCGACAAAAAAAATGA